Proteins found in one Drosophila innubila isolate TH190305 chromosome X, UK_Dinn_1.0, whole genome shotgun sequence genomic segment:
- the LOC117794275 gene encoding ras GTPase-activating protein raskol isoform X4, which translates to MGRRTYLNRSYAIYYPSRVEGWLDVCETEGELTRLIKTLPWGPLYCVLQQDDQTFTAYCSEEISIFPATPKKELELGDVCYEDIPRVRLDRVRRPAKALWDGPPTLAEENEDSDTCLGNGMNGLNDIVLNTTLYNDLDTSYEKACRRGSAPTTPILGNKQHQPEHNAASRFTNFFSKRTNPLKRTKSVTKLERTKRGSGGLRGSRSHESLLSSHAVMSTIDLSCSGAVGVAPVHQSVLGRRHCFQVRGGPRGERYYSCGSRQERDLWIYSLRKSIAPNAEHTRRTDNSLKLWVYEAKNLPAKKKYFCELQLDKTLYGRTSVKLQTDLLFWGEYFDFPDIPEINVITVNVFREVDKKKKRDKYQFVGSVKIPVHEVTSRLICEDWYPILSDKASDSLGRSGLGGSGSGKDKDKERELLPTLRIKCRFQSTDILPINVYGNFLGYLKENYKRVCETLEPVIGVKAKEDIGQALVLLMHAQGLAGAFLTDVVALDLLRVGDQRLTFRGNSLATKSMEAFLKLTGEQYLQDTLSAPINELIQSERDCEVDPTKTSGSSAGSLQRQQAALRGAVRSAWQCIYESHKHFPPQLRACFATFRERLQQLGRQDMADNLISASIFLRFLCPAILSPSLFNITSELPSARATRNLTLVAKTLQTLANFTRFQGKENFMEFLNDFLEQEASRMQQFLEYISTRPEHATPDSILDWAGYIDQGKQLSILHSLLSESLAKLPEARQHELDPLQHILDDISRAKELTAGHALGSGYLPTVMSTHENQENHQPDQLGATSLKQQQQQQQQQQQQQQQQQQQQQQHQLAQPQHAVLSKPVPAERGMLRGVLTPSALEKNIFRYNDPTVNVRLQQQQQQQQQQQQQLEHHQHATHQLLSNSQSSLATGGGGGGYMSSPVLQHAQSQSSMASSSLNGSSSNLLLPAAAAAAAAYPAQQQQQLQHCPPAPQTSAASTMERMDRLGQSYQYVSNGNDYDASTGSSRARTLPRNNNNSNSNSNNCSNNNVANVANGGSNSIQSGSFDDMHGEFIQISGLDTSSAFVRKSPTPLMKAAASNMGNGSSSSSSNLPRATRINRHNLNLNLGIPDHSYGPTRAPLNPNSNMPKNLEDLDDLFKYAEEHEVLAEPQPSGSTSNNHNSNKQQLSAKSSHCSSGYQSISTNPSPAQSSSPVEGQQQQQQQQQQQLKLNAPLAFKNPSYQLQQCSMPQQTPSSSRAPATPQQQQAASASVYGGRVKPLGVGLVAARAAFLNSGGTLDAATLTPSSSDEQLSADNYYSYAAAAAAGATVGSNKLEAQRSLSGGSSSSNSNSNSNSGKPHNYGRLNGPLKREDVYGSAANGSNINVAYHHHHHHQQQLQQQQQQQQQQHLHLQQHLQQQQLQLEHKQYASSGASSTGGASTTAVAQRRLSLDSARTLSDSSTDTEGHCTQLQEGKRRRQLRSSGGGASESGLGKGYDQNGEIQLLQETLDTLRHTLDRDEAELRDSSDELFALQRPSGAGNGVGNLSQQSESTMRSIIDRLITMEEELRREQLKMSLALSHKQRVIEEQGQQIAALDAANSRLLSALTALRQRYETQQQQQQQQQQQQQQQQQ; encoded by the exons ATACTTCATATGAGAAGGCGTGTCGTCGCGGTTCGGCGCCCACCACGCCCATTTTGGGCAACAAACAGCATCAGCCGGAACACAATGCCGCCTCCCGCTTCACCAACTTCTTCTCCAAAAG AACAAATCCCCTAAAGCGCACAAAATCTGTGACCAAATTGGAGCGCACTAAGCGTGGATCTGGGGGCTTACGTGGATCACGCTCTCACGAGAGTCTACTCTCCAGTCATGCGGTCATGTCTACCATAG ATTTGTCGTGCAGCGGGGCTGTGGGCGTGGCGCCCGTGCATCAATCGGTGCTTGGGCGACGTCATTGCTTCCAGGTGCGCGGCGGGCCGCGTGGCGAGCGATATTATTCATGTGGATCTCGGCAGGAGCGAGATTTGTGGATCTACTCGCTGCGCAAATCGATAGCACCGAATGCCGAGCACACTCGTCGCACCGACAACTCGCTGAAGCTGTGGGTCTACGAGGCGAAGAATCTGCCCGCCAAGAAGAAATACTTTTGCGAGCTGCAATTGGATAAGACGCTTTACGGACGGACGAGTGTAAAGCTGCAGACGGATCTGTTGTTTTGGGGTGAATACTTTGATTTCCCGGACATACCGGAGATCAATGTGATCACGGTGAATGTGTTCCGTGAGGTggacaagaagaagaagcgcgATAAATATCAATTCGTTGGCTCCGTTAAGATTCCCGTGCACGAGGTGACATCACGTCTAATCTGCGAGGATTGGTATCCCATCCTGAGTGACAAGGCAAGCGACAGTCTCGGCCGGAGCGGACTCggcggcagtggcagtggcaaggacaaggacaaggaGCGCGAGCTGTTGCCCACGCTGCGGATCAAGTGTCGCTTCCAGAGCACGGATATTCTGCCCATCAATGTGTATGGCAATTTTCTGGGCTACCTCAAGGAGAACTACAAACGGGTGTGCGAGACTCTGGAGCCGGTGATTGGTGTCAAGGCCAAGGAGGACATTGGACAGGCGCTGGTGCTGCTGATGCATGCCCAGGGATTGGCCGGTGCCTTTCTCACCGATGTCGTGGCCCTCGATCTGTTGCGGGTGGGCGATCAACGCTTGACATTTCGCGGCAACTCGCTGGCCACCAAGAGCATGGAGGCATTCCTCAAGCTGACGGGTGAACAGTATCTGCAGGACACACTGTCGGCTCCCATCAATGAGTTGATTCAATCGGAACGCGACTGTGAGGTGGATCCAACAAAGACAAGTGGCTCCTCGGCGGGATCGTTGCAGCGCCAGCAGGCGGCACTTCGTGGCGCCGTTCGCAGTGCCTGGCAATGCATCTACGAGTCGCATAAGCATTTCCCACCCCAACTGCGCGCCTGCTTTGCCACATTCCGCGAGAGGTTGCAGCAACTGGGGCGACAGGATATGGCCGATAATCTGATCTCGGCCAGCATCTTTTTGCGTTTCCTCTGCCCGGCAATATTGTCGCCATCGTTGTTCAACATCACCAGCGAATTGCCATCGGCACGTGCCACACGCAACCTGACGCTGGTGGCCAAAACACTGCAAACGCTGGCCAACTTTACACGCTTCCAGGGCAAGGAGAATTTCATGGAGTTTCTCAATGATTTCCTCGAACAGGAGGCATCGCGTATGCAACAGTTTCTGGAGTATATCTCGACGCGACCGGAGCATGCCACGCCCGATTCCATACTCGACTGGGCCGGGTACATTGACCAGGGCAAACAGTTGTCCATACTGCACAGTCTGCTCAGCGAGAGTCTCGCCAAGTTGCCCGAGGCACGGCAGCATGAGCTCGATCCGTTGCAGCACATACTGGACGACATTAGTCGGGCCAAGGAGTTGACGGCTGGACATGCACTTGGCTCGGGTTATTTGCCCACGGTCATGTCCACGCATGAGAATCAGGAGAATCATCAGCCCGATCAGTTGGGTGCTACATCTttgaaacagcagcagcagcaacaacaacaacagcagcagcaacaacaacagcaacagcagcagcagcagcaacatcaattGGCACAGCCACAACATGCGGTGCTGAGCAAACCTGTGCCCGCCGAGCGTGGCATGTTGCGTGGAGTACTCACACCAAGTGCGCTCGAGAAGAACATCTTTCGCTACAATGATCCCACAGTGAATGTgcgactgcaacagcaacagcagcagcagcagcagcaacaacaacagttggaGCATCATCAACATGCCACACATCAGCTGTTGTCCAATTCACAGAGCTCACTTGCCAcaggcggtggtggtggtggctaCATGAGCTCACCCGTGTTGCAACATGCGCAATCGCAGAGTTCGATGGCATCCTCATCATtgaatggcagcagcagcaatctcttgttgccagcagcagcggcagcagcagcagcatatcccgcccagcagcagcaacagttgcaacattgTCCACCCGCGCCACAAACAAGTGCGGCAAGCACCATGGAGCGCATGGATCGCTTGGGCCAAAGCTATCAGTATGTGTCCAATGGCAATGACTATGATGCATCCACAGGCAGTTCACGTGCGCGCACCTTGccacgcaacaacaacaacagcaacagtaacagcaacaactgtagcaacaacaatgtggctAATGTTGCTAacggcggcagcaacagcatacAAAGCGGCAGCTTTGACGACATGCACGGCGAATTCATTCAAATCTCTGGCCTGGACACGAGCAGCGCCTTTGTGCGCAAATCGCCAACGCCATTGATGAAGGCAGCTGCCAGCAACATGggcaatggcagcagcagcagcagcagcaatttgcCACGTGCCACACGCATCAATCGTCACAATTTGAACCTTAATCTGGGCATACCCGATCACTCGTATGGGCCAACGCGTGCGCCATTGAATCCCAACTCGAATATGCCCAAGAATCTGGAGGATCTCGATGATCTGTTCAAGTATGCCGAGGAGCATGAGGTGTTGGCGGAACCACAGCCAAGTggcagcaccagcaacaatcacaacagcaacaagcaacaattgTCGGCCAAGAGCAGTCATTGCAGCTCTGGCTATCAAAGCATTTCCACAAATCCCTCGCCTGCACAATCCTCCAGTCCCGTCgaggggcaacaacaacaacagcagcagcaacagcagcaactcaaGTTGAACGCACCTTTGGCCTTTAAGAATCCATCGTATCAGCTGCAACAGTGCAGCATGCCACAACAGACGCCGTCCTCGAGTCGTGCCCCTGCCACgccccaacagcaacaagcagcGTCCGCCTCCGTTTACGGCGGACGTGTGAAGCCTTTGGGAGTTGGTTTGGTCGCTGCCCGCGCTGCGTTCCTTAACAGCGGCGGCACCTTGGATGCGGCCACCTTGACGCCCAGCTCATCGGATGAGCAATTGTCGGCGGATAATTATTACAGTTAtgcggcagctgcagcagctggcGCCACTGtcggcagcaacaaattgGAGGCACAACGCTCACtcagcggcggcagcagctccTCCAACTCCAATTCCAACTCCAATTCGGGCAAACCACATAATTATGGTCGCCTCAATGGTCCCTTGAAGCGGGAGGATGTCTACGGCAGTGCCGCCAATGGCAGCAACATTAATGTTGcctatcatcatcatcatcatcaccagcaacagctgcagcaacagcagcagcagcaacagcaacaacatttgcatctgcaacaacatttgcagcagcaacagttgcagctggAGCATAAGCAATATGCCAGCAGTGGTGCAAGCAGCACAGGTGGTGCATCCACAACTGCGGTGGCACAGCGTCGTCTCAGCCTCGACTCGGCCCGCACGCTCTCCGACAGCAGCACCGACACCGAGG GACACTGCACACAGCTGCAGGAGGGGAAGCGACGTCGCCAGCTACGCAGCAGCGGTGGAGGCGCCTCGGAATCGGGTCTGGGCAAAGGCTACGACCAGAATGGAGAGATACAGCTGCTGCAGGAGACGCTGGACACGTTGCGTCACACGCTGGATCGGGACGAGGCGGAGTTGCGTGACTCCAGCGATGAGCTGTTCGCCTTGCAACGTCCCTCGGGTGCTGGCAACGGAGTTGGCAACCTTAGCCAGCAATCGGAGTCCACCATGCGCAGCATTATTGACAG ACTCATCACCATGGAGGAGGAGCTGCGACGCGAGCAGCTGAAAATGTCATTGGCGTTGTCGCACAAGCAGCGCGTCATCGAGGAGCAGGGACAACAGATTGCGGCGCTAGACGCGGCCAACAGTCGACTGCTAAGCGCATTAACCGCACTGCGTCAGCGCTACgagacgcagcagcagcagcaacaacaacaacagcagcagcaacaacagcagcagcaataa
- the LOC117794275 gene encoding ras GTPase-activating protein raskol isoform X3: MGRRTYLNRSYAIYYPSRVEGWLDVCETEGELTRLIKTLPWGPLYCVLQQDDQTFTAYCSEEISLGDVCYEDIPRVRLDRVRRPAKALWDGPPTLAEENEDSDTCLGNGMNGLNDIVLNTTLYNDLGEYKSKTLPRIHFDTALNDTSLNEDTSYEKACRRGSAPTTPILGNKQHQPEHNAASRFTNFFSKRTNPLKRTKSVTKLERTKRGSGGLRGSRSHESLLSSHAVMSTIDLSCSGAVGVAPVHQSVLGRRHCFQVRGGPRGERYYSCGSRQERDLWIYSLRKSIAPNAEHTRRTDNSLKLWVYEAKNLPAKKKYFCELQLDKTLYGRTSVKLQTDLLFWGEYFDFPDIPEINVITVNVFREVDKKKKRDKYQFVGSVKIPVHEVTSRLICEDWYPILSDKASDSLGRSGLGGSGSGKDKDKERELLPTLRIKCRFQSTDILPINVYGNFLGYLKENYKRVCETLEPVIGVKAKEDIGQALVLLMHAQGLAGAFLTDVVALDLLRVGDQRLTFRGNSLATKSMEAFLKLTGEQYLQDTLSAPINELIQSERDCEVDPTKTSGSSAGSLQRQQAALRGAVRSAWQCIYESHKHFPPQLRACFATFRERLQQLGRQDMADNLISASIFLRFLCPAILSPSLFNITSELPSARATRNLTLVAKTLQTLANFTRFQGKENFMEFLNDFLEQEASRMQQFLEYISTRPEHATPDSILDWAGYIDQGKQLSILHSLLSESLAKLPEARQHELDPLQHILDDISRAKELTAGHALGSGYLPTVMSTHENQENHQPDQLGATSLKQQQQQQQQQQQQQQQQQQQQQQHQLAQPQHAVLSKPVPAERGMLRGVLTPSALEKNIFRYNDPTVNVRLQQQQQQQQQQQQQLEHHQHATHQLLSNSQSSLATGGGGGGYMSSPVLQHAQSQSSMASSSLNGSSSNLLLPAAAAAAAAYPAQQQQQLQHCPPAPQTSAASTMERMDRLGQSYQYVSNGNDYDASTGSSRARTLPRNNNNSNSNSNNCSNNNVANVANGGSNSIQSGSFDDMHGEFIQISGLDTSSAFVRKSPTPLMKAAASNMGNGSSSSSSNLPRATRINRHNLNLNLGIPDHSYGPTRAPLNPNSNMPKNLEDLDDLFKYAEEHEVLAEPQPSGSTSNNHNSNKQQLSAKSSHCSSGYQSISTNPSPAQSSSPVEGQQQQQQQQQQQLKLNAPLAFKNPSYQLQQCSMPQQTPSSSRAPATPQQQQAASASVYGGRVKPLGVGLVAARAAFLNSGGTLDAATLTPSSSDEQLSADNYYSYAAAAAAGATVGSNKLEAQRSLSGGSSSSNSNSNSNSGKPHNYGRLNGPLKREDVYGSAANGSNINVAYHHHHHHQQQLQQQQQQQQQQHLHLQQHLQQQQLQLEHKQYASSGASSTGGASTTAVAQRRLSLDSARTLSDSSTDTEGHCTQLQEGKRRRQLRSSGGGASESGLGKGYDQNGEIQLLQETLDTLRHTLDRDEAELRDSSDELFALQRPSGAGNGVGNLSQQSESTMRSIIDRLITMEEELRREQLKMSLALSHKQRVIEEQGQQIAALDAANSRLLSALTALRQRYETQQQQQQQQQQQQQQQQQ, translated from the exons ATACTTCATATGAGAAGGCGTGTCGTCGCGGTTCGGCGCCCACCACGCCCATTTTGGGCAACAAACAGCATCAGCCGGAACACAATGCCGCCTCCCGCTTCACCAACTTCTTCTCCAAAAG AACAAATCCCCTAAAGCGCACAAAATCTGTGACCAAATTGGAGCGCACTAAGCGTGGATCTGGGGGCTTACGTGGATCACGCTCTCACGAGAGTCTACTCTCCAGTCATGCGGTCATGTCTACCATAG ATTTGTCGTGCAGCGGGGCTGTGGGCGTGGCGCCCGTGCATCAATCGGTGCTTGGGCGACGTCATTGCTTCCAGGTGCGCGGCGGGCCGCGTGGCGAGCGATATTATTCATGTGGATCTCGGCAGGAGCGAGATTTGTGGATCTACTCGCTGCGCAAATCGATAGCACCGAATGCCGAGCACACTCGTCGCACCGACAACTCGCTGAAGCTGTGGGTCTACGAGGCGAAGAATCTGCCCGCCAAGAAGAAATACTTTTGCGAGCTGCAATTGGATAAGACGCTTTACGGACGGACGAGTGTAAAGCTGCAGACGGATCTGTTGTTTTGGGGTGAATACTTTGATTTCCCGGACATACCGGAGATCAATGTGATCACGGTGAATGTGTTCCGTGAGGTggacaagaagaagaagcgcgATAAATATCAATTCGTTGGCTCCGTTAAGATTCCCGTGCACGAGGTGACATCACGTCTAATCTGCGAGGATTGGTATCCCATCCTGAGTGACAAGGCAAGCGACAGTCTCGGCCGGAGCGGACTCggcggcagtggcagtggcaaggacaaggacaaggaGCGCGAGCTGTTGCCCACGCTGCGGATCAAGTGTCGCTTCCAGAGCACGGATATTCTGCCCATCAATGTGTATGGCAATTTTCTGGGCTACCTCAAGGAGAACTACAAACGGGTGTGCGAGACTCTGGAGCCGGTGATTGGTGTCAAGGCCAAGGAGGACATTGGACAGGCGCTGGTGCTGCTGATGCATGCCCAGGGATTGGCCGGTGCCTTTCTCACCGATGTCGTGGCCCTCGATCTGTTGCGGGTGGGCGATCAACGCTTGACATTTCGCGGCAACTCGCTGGCCACCAAGAGCATGGAGGCATTCCTCAAGCTGACGGGTGAACAGTATCTGCAGGACACACTGTCGGCTCCCATCAATGAGTTGATTCAATCGGAACGCGACTGTGAGGTGGATCCAACAAAGACAAGTGGCTCCTCGGCGGGATCGTTGCAGCGCCAGCAGGCGGCACTTCGTGGCGCCGTTCGCAGTGCCTGGCAATGCATCTACGAGTCGCATAAGCATTTCCCACCCCAACTGCGCGCCTGCTTTGCCACATTCCGCGAGAGGTTGCAGCAACTGGGGCGACAGGATATGGCCGATAATCTGATCTCGGCCAGCATCTTTTTGCGTTTCCTCTGCCCGGCAATATTGTCGCCATCGTTGTTCAACATCACCAGCGAATTGCCATCGGCACGTGCCACACGCAACCTGACGCTGGTGGCCAAAACACTGCAAACGCTGGCCAACTTTACACGCTTCCAGGGCAAGGAGAATTTCATGGAGTTTCTCAATGATTTCCTCGAACAGGAGGCATCGCGTATGCAACAGTTTCTGGAGTATATCTCGACGCGACCGGAGCATGCCACGCCCGATTCCATACTCGACTGGGCCGGGTACATTGACCAGGGCAAACAGTTGTCCATACTGCACAGTCTGCTCAGCGAGAGTCTCGCCAAGTTGCCCGAGGCACGGCAGCATGAGCTCGATCCGTTGCAGCACATACTGGACGACATTAGTCGGGCCAAGGAGTTGACGGCTGGACATGCACTTGGCTCGGGTTATTTGCCCACGGTCATGTCCACGCATGAGAATCAGGAGAATCATCAGCCCGATCAGTTGGGTGCTACATCTttgaaacagcagcagcagcaacaacaacaacagcagcagcaacaacaacagcaacagcagcagcagcagcaacatcaattGGCACAGCCACAACATGCGGTGCTGAGCAAACCTGTGCCCGCCGAGCGTGGCATGTTGCGTGGAGTACTCACACCAAGTGCGCTCGAGAAGAACATCTTTCGCTACAATGATCCCACAGTGAATGTgcgactgcaacagcaacagcagcagcagcagcagcaacaacaacagttggaGCATCATCAACATGCCACACATCAGCTGTTGTCCAATTCACAGAGCTCACTTGCCAcaggcggtggtggtggtggctaCATGAGCTCACCCGTGTTGCAACATGCGCAATCGCAGAGTTCGATGGCATCCTCATCATtgaatggcagcagcagcaatctcttgttgccagcagcagcggcagcagcagcagcatatcccgcccagcagcagcaacagttgcaacattgTCCACCCGCGCCACAAACAAGTGCGGCAAGCACCATGGAGCGCATGGATCGCTTGGGCCAAAGCTATCAGTATGTGTCCAATGGCAATGACTATGATGCATCCACAGGCAGTTCACGTGCGCGCACCTTGccacgcaacaacaacaacagcaacagtaacagcaacaactgtagcaacaacaatgtggctAATGTTGCTAacggcggcagcaacagcatacAAAGCGGCAGCTTTGACGACATGCACGGCGAATTCATTCAAATCTCTGGCCTGGACACGAGCAGCGCCTTTGTGCGCAAATCGCCAACGCCATTGATGAAGGCAGCTGCCAGCAACATGggcaatggcagcagcagcagcagcagcaatttgcCACGTGCCACACGCATCAATCGTCACAATTTGAACCTTAATCTGGGCATACCCGATCACTCGTATGGGCCAACGCGTGCGCCATTGAATCCCAACTCGAATATGCCCAAGAATCTGGAGGATCTCGATGATCTGTTCAAGTATGCCGAGGAGCATGAGGTGTTGGCGGAACCACAGCCAAGTggcagcaccagcaacaatcacaacagcaacaagcaacaattgTCGGCCAAGAGCAGTCATTGCAGCTCTGGCTATCAAAGCATTTCCACAAATCCCTCGCCTGCACAATCCTCCAGTCCCGTCgaggggcaacaacaacaacagcagcagcaacagcagcaactcaaGTTGAACGCACCTTTGGCCTTTAAGAATCCATCGTATCAGCTGCAACAGTGCAGCATGCCACAACAGACGCCGTCCTCGAGTCGTGCCCCTGCCACgccccaacagcaacaagcagcGTCCGCCTCCGTTTACGGCGGACGTGTGAAGCCTTTGGGAGTTGGTTTGGTCGCTGCCCGCGCTGCGTTCCTTAACAGCGGCGGCACCTTGGATGCGGCCACCTTGACGCCCAGCTCATCGGATGAGCAATTGTCGGCGGATAATTATTACAGTTAtgcggcagctgcagcagctggcGCCACTGtcggcagcaacaaattgGAGGCACAACGCTCACtcagcggcggcagcagctccTCCAACTCCAATTCCAACTCCAATTCGGGCAAACCACATAATTATGGTCGCCTCAATGGTCCCTTGAAGCGGGAGGATGTCTACGGCAGTGCCGCCAATGGCAGCAACATTAATGTTGcctatcatcatcatcatcatcaccagcaacagctgcagcaacagcagcagcagcaacagcaacaacatttgcatctgcaacaacatttgcagcagcaacagttgcagctggAGCATAAGCAATATGCCAGCAGTGGTGCAAGCAGCACAGGTGGTGCATCCACAACTGCGGTGGCACAGCGTCGTCTCAGCCTCGACTCGGCCCGCACGCTCTCCGACAGCAGCACCGACACCGAGG GACACTGCACACAGCTGCAGGAGGGGAAGCGACGTCGCCAGCTACGCAGCAGCGGTGGAGGCGCCTCGGAATCGGGTCTGGGCAAAGGCTACGACCAGAATGGAGAGATACAGCTGCTGCAGGAGACGCTGGACACGTTGCGTCACACGCTGGATCGGGACGAGGCGGAGTTGCGTGACTCCAGCGATGAGCTGTTCGCCTTGCAACGTCCCTCGGGTGCTGGCAACGGAGTTGGCAACCTTAGCCAGCAATCGGAGTCCACCATGCGCAGCATTATTGACAG ACTCATCACCATGGAGGAGGAGCTGCGACGCGAGCAGCTGAAAATGTCATTGGCGTTGTCGCACAAGCAGCGCGTCATCGAGGAGCAGGGACAACAGATTGCGGCGCTAGACGCGGCCAACAGTCGACTGCTAAGCGCATTAACCGCACTGCGTCAGCGCTACgagacgcagcagcagcagcaacaacaacaacagcagcagcaacaacagcagcagcaataa